Within Rhododendron vialii isolate Sample 1 chromosome 12a, ASM3025357v1, the genomic segment TGCATAGACCTAAATCTGCTTTTTACCAACATTACAATACACACAAAGGAATCCCCCCAACACCACCAAATTCATCTCATCACCTTCTTTCCAAGAGCTTGGCGGTGGCACCTCCTTGAACTGACCCTCCACCAAATCAAAATAAACGACGACCCACAAGCCCGACTCGTCCGAAAACATCACCCAGTGAACAGCTCCATTCACAACCGCGGCCCGATGTTCCGACACATAAAGACGATAACGATTGTCGACAAAAATATCCCAGGTATTGTTTCTCAAACTGTAAACCGCCACCGAGGTTACTTTCTCGTACGAAACAATAAAAACCCTATAATCATCAGCAGTGGAATCGTAACAGAGTCCGTGAAGCGAGGTAAAAGGAAGCTCATAAGGGCATGATATCCTCCTGTGCGATCTGTTCGATGGGTTCCAAAGAATAAAGGACTCATTACCCGATCTAGTTCCGTCGAAGTTGATGCCGATGCCATGAACATGCCCCAGGATTACACCGTCGCAGGAGCACAGGGGCTGGAAATAGGCACTAGGGTTCTCACACGGACAATGCAGAACTTTCCAATAGGGATTCGGGTTTTCGGAATCGATGGAGATATGGGATCCGTCCGTTTGGAGAAGTAGTTTGGGAGATTGGAGATGGAGGTGGCCAAGGTGGGTTTGGATGAATTTGGGGTGGGAAATCATGGATAGCCATGATTTGCAGATGCATTTGAATCGGAGTACGGATTTGGGGGGGAGTCCGGTGAGGATGAGGAAAACTAGTTCGTCGGGGATATGGTGCTGCTGCGCTCGggtcttgttcttcttcttgtctCTAGCTTGGAacggaaataaatacttattttgtaagaaaataatttcaagcttaaaaattatgtgtttatgtaaataatttttctatcaatatgatcttatttgatagatctcatagagattttttatacggtgaaaaaaaaattgaattttttttttatttatattatttttgaatttgaaaatgtgaaataagtatttattttttaaagagtgttctggaacggagcctcagTCCCTTCcattgatttctctctctctctcctcttctagCTTGGAGTAGTTATACTATCgagttctttttttatttaaatacgTACGAttaatctcaatttttttgataaagataagaataagataaaagacaatttgtttgatttattttttattaaaaaactaTGATTTTCGATTATAATTTTCTACTTTCTCTAATCTTTTCGACGAGACAAatcaaatttttacaaaatttaacGTAatactaacaaacgcaaaaaaaaaataaaaatgaataaagacaaataaataagccaattggctatTTTTTGCCAAATCAGTCCTAAACTTGTTTGTTACttgtggaaaaagaaaagaaaaaaaaaaggggttgttaatgccaaaactatttttatttgtgTCAAAACTGTAGTGCATAAAATCATTGTATCATGTGtaaggtacaagatttttatgcactaaagttttgacacaaacaaaaacagttttgacattatcatttttcaaaataatgtaCTCCATactaagattttctctttcatgGTTGGTTTGGAGAGAAAGTAAATTATAGTATTAAGCATTACCATTTCTCTcatcccatttttttttccttctaatttTCTCTAGTTCCTCAACAAGACTATCCAATAACTTTTCCTCATTTAAAGAATATTGAGAGAATATTCTACAGGGCCCTCCGTTCACCCTTTGAGACCCGTgtacttcatttttcttctggTTAACAGTTAATAAAGGGAATTAATATAATTGGAAGGTTTGTGGGTATTTTGAGTTAAGTAATAGGGTTATAGACATTAAGGTGGAATTGAGGTGTTGCATGGGTGTGTGCGGGCATTACACGTGACAAAGGGATCAAAGTTAAATGACAAAGGAGCCATGGTTATAGAAGCTTGTTCAAAACACTAGCAGACAAAAGTAGAGAACAATTGGGACATAAGACAAGGTAGGTAGACTAGACGAGATATACTTGTTTGCGGAACCGCTACAAAACGGTTTTTTACGAAGTTGAGTGATTTCAACCGTCTGTTTCGACATTGGACGGCccggattaaaaataatctctGAAAAGTAATaatctctattttctttttcactcgattgaaaagaaaaaattgttcaGTAACATTTAAGTGACTTCCCTTAATGATTAGTCTGTTTGCATTCTAGGACTTCATGTTTATATCATCCATAATTAATCAAAAGATCAGATAAAACCacatgccaatttttttttgaacggcaaccGCATGCCAATTTAGATCCTTCATCTTATCTACTGAATATTATCAAAGCCCTAAAggatactctctccgtcccaattttttgtttactttttgacttcgaatgtcccaaaatgtttgtccaattttggtgTTCTCAAATGCATGCTGCTTCTTACTTGATAAGATTACCTAACACAAGAATCTGTCAAGCTCACAGGGCACAATTTGGCAGActagaagaaaaaggaagaaatatATCCACTAATTTGATTATTGTAAACCAGAAATCACAACATTACTTACATATAAAACTTCAGGAATACAAGGCATATAGATGCTCCTCATACAGTCATTGGCATTACATATCCTCCAAAACTAACTTCAATACACAAAAGTATCACACATGTCATCATACAACTACAATAAGAAAACTAGGTTGTAGCCAAGTCTGTTGTCTCACAAAAGAGAATCGATATGCGACCATATAACTATGTCTCTCAAACTGCCTTATCGTGCGAATCATGCCAGTACCTAGAAGATACTGTATAACCTACAGGCAAAGCAATCATGCAACTCAATATGAGTCGGTAAAAAGATTAAGCAGGGAGCTTCAACAATCAACCTGCAGTTATATGTGTCCAAACTTGACCTCCATAATCATACCAGTACAACAATTAATTGAAGAAATATACAAGAATAGTTTTTTATCCATGTTGAGAAGCTACTAATGCCTTTGTGGTAATATAATtacttacttatcaaaaaaaaaaaaaaaaaagctactaAACATACAAATAtgtcaaaaccaaaaaaaaaacaaaacattaatGATCAATTTTTAACTATTTAgaggaaaataaatttgcaGCTAATCAATATTAGTTTTTCCTGTCACAATCGTTAGATAACCGGGCCACAGAGTGATCAAACAGAATATACTCTtatgtttgttcaatttctttGAATTCATCTCATGTCCAATCTACAATATGCCTTAAAACAATACTGTCTAAAAGctaagaaggaaaaatatggtGAGAACTCTAGCTGCTTGTTTTCCTGTGGATTGGTTGGTTATTAGAATAACATTGAGAGAGGGATGGAGGAGGCCAGGGTTGTTACCCCAAATAGCTGAACATTTCTATCATGCTCCATTTCCCTCAAATGATCCTAGCAAGCGTAGTTAGTTTACCTAATCAAAAACTGTTATATGTCTCTATTCTATATGCCTGAGATCAGATTACTGAGAGAAGGGCTTCATGGGGTGTATGAGGTTTATGAAGTTTGTTATTGGTTTATATACACCTGGATTCAGTAACGGAATTTCAATGTGATCATGATTGGGGACAGGTTGGAGGGCTTTGATCAGAATGCTGCCTCATAATGTGGGCAAAATTTGAAATGGAAGACATGCCTTGTAGAAGGTTTTGGTTCACTTGGTCTAACAAGAGGGGTGACATGGGGGATAACAAAAGCAAGATTGATAGGTCTCTTGTTATGGATACCTTCCCTCATAGTGAAGCACTGTTCTTGGCTCATCCATTTTAGAGTTTAGACCACTGTTCTATATTGGTCACTGTTTGACCAGACTTATCTCAGAAGAAACCATTTAAAAGTATAGGTTAGGTACATAAAAGAGGTTTCTACCTATGTTTTCAACATGCCTTGTCACTATTATGTGAAAGCAACTCCTGCACCATCCCTTTTCACACGTCAAATTCATACCCTTATGTGCTTGATATTTACAGAGATTGTACGTTCTTTCCTACATCTACGCAGTCTGAACATTTTTATGAACACATTGTTTCTTGACTGGATACTATTGAATCAGTTGACTTATCGTAGCTAACCACCAAGTTCATGTGTAGGATTGTCTTGTTCTTCATTTTGCATTTTCTAGAGACTttgagttctctctctctccccaacaAAGCAGATGATTAGAGATACTCACGTTCATGTTTGATATCTATAAAGTATTCTCTGGTGGAGAACCTAAATTGGGATGGAAATCTCCCCCGAACCTAACAGAACCGAATAGGACAgtttttatccaattttttaaCTGCAGGATCGGTTGCGGTCTTTGACTTGAAAATgttggttggtttggttttggttttggttttataTGATAACTGAACCAAAATCCGAACTGTAACCGTATCCGTAACGGAAACCGAACCACAATATATTTACAAAAGTACCCACACGCACGCGAGCGCACGCACACACAAACACTCCATTACAGCATTCACAACACTATATTTCAACTAGGATTTTGCGAATATGCCCCTCAAGTTACCACCCTAAACTATTTTATCTCTTCTTGTCTTGACTCTATGGATTTGAAGTCTATGGTGCATTAATATTACGTTGGTAAACTATTTCCCTGAATTATTTTATGTTGATTGTGTTGTGAACTAAGTTGGATTTGCTTTTCCATGGACTATGGTGTgtcattaaatttggttattgtttGTTCATGTTTGATTGTGAGCCATTTGGGGTAGTAGTTCATGCTTTTAGGCTGCTTGAATTCAATGGTTTAAAATTAAACGTTACTACAAGTTCCAGTCGGTTTCGGGTTAATTCAGTGATTAAACAGGTTAACCATTGGGTTCGGAAACCGATCCCCGATTGTTTTGGTTATAGTTACGGTTTCAGTAACAAATTTCgggtttggttttttggttttggttttatcaaaacaaaaccaaaacccaaacccaaacccaaacctaaCCATTGCCATCCCGATACAGCACACAGACACGGACAGGACACAAACATGTGGACACCTCGATTCTTCCAGGCTGTGAACGCTAGAACGTAAAAATACATACTTGTATCATAGAGATATCTTGTGAATCTATATAAGAGATCAAACATTTCTATCAATTAAgataaaaaagacaaatattaTTAACATCATGACGATAGAAAACAATGGTCACAATATAAGTATTCACGAACTCAACATCCATGGAAATTTTAACTTTGGGCCAAGTTTTAAGAATTGCATTTTAACCTCCTAGTGTATCTTTAATGTGTCCCAAGAGTGCTCCAAAGGCGTCCTAGAGTGTCCCCAAAGCCCCCCATTAAAACAATACAATAAAATCAATAGACAAGTATTTAGGCATGTATAACACGTGTTGTGTCCATGTCTGGCTTGTTGAATACGAATATGTGAGGCTGGTAGACGTGTTTGTGCTTCTTAGGGGAAAACTAGTGATTGCCCAATATAGTATGGATGCATCATGCATGACTTACTTCTATATTGATTCTGATGTCaatgatcaaaatatttatgtttaaaCAATGTAGAGGGAGTTGACGTTTACAACTGAAATAattcttcattttcaatttttaatcgcCTATGACTATATCATTAGTCATGCATATATATGattacaaatatattttttgaagttttggctCTCCCCATTCGTGAATTTGAAAGGGCCCATCAGGGCCCTTTCAAATTGCAAGCTCAAAGCGATTACTACGGCAAAATCAGAAAGAACAGAAAAAACTCTGTAGAATGTTAATTATGAGATTGGGAGATTTAAATTAACTTTTTAATTCTTACGAGGACTTAGTGATGTAATTATTTAACACTTATTGGTCATCTCTCCATCAATTGGGAGATGAATACTTGACAGAAACGACTAATGAGCATGAATTGAATTCAATCTTCAATATTAGACTTGGGTTAAAGTTCAAGTGCTTGAACATCAATCGAACTCAGACACCTCCTCAAATCCACAACTTGCAATTCCTAGCAATGGCGAAACATGAGTCGCCATTGTTCCTAAAGAAAATTCATAGGAAAACCCCGGATAATCCGAACACCCCTTCCTTATACAGATCGAACCATTTATATTCTTACAGGGAAAACCACGAGCTAGTAAAAATTTGTAGCTCTGCCAATTGTTTATTAATGCCTTATTCCTTGCATGTCTTTGGCTTTCCAATTCTCCTTCCGTCTGACTTTGAATAAAGGAATGTGACAGTGAGGGGCTTTGGTGGTTATGCCTTGTGCTGGAATGGCACAAACATCTCCTGGCATGCttgtgaaaatttatagaaCAGGCATGTTTTCAGCAATCAGCAACGGTAGATTACAGGTGACGACCTTAGTCTTGCACTTGTGGGACACAACTAACATGTTTGAGAGTGGAAGGGGAGCCAACCCCTTTTGTCAAACAAATTTTCCGAACTTGTATACCTATTAATCTTACGTAAATTTTAACCACGAAAGCCTTTTTATCGTTTCATGTTCCAAGAATACCCATATCCAGTGGAAGAAATGACGccaaaaccaaagcaaactGAGTTTTCAGTTCATTGCCGCATACTATATACACGTGTATGTAATGTAAAACATGCAAGTTACCTGCTCTTCATGTTTCTTTACTTCGGACATGCATGGTTTTGCCCCCAAAACTTCACACCCCCTCATTCAGGGGAACTAGACTCTCCACATATGGAATCGGCATCCAACCCCCGAGATACCGTAAAACTGTACCGTCTTCCTCTTGTCCCCATCGATATCAAAACTTGACCTTTCTTTGTAAGACACAACAGCTTCACATAGGCAGAACTAGGAACCGTATGAACCCAAGAACACTTACTTTCTGACGGACTAGGAATTACAAACAATCTAGCCCATGATTCTTTCTTCCCATACTCTTTCATTGCATAGACCTCAATCTGCTTTTCACGAATTTCACAATACACGCGAAGGAATCCCCCCAACACCACCAAATTCATCACATCATCTTCTTTCCAAGAGCTTGGCGGTGGCACCTCCTTGAACTGACCCTCCACCAAATCAAAATAAACGATGACCCACAACCCCGACTCCATCGAAAACATCACCCAGTGAACTGCTCCATTCACAACGGCCCGATAAACCGACACATAAAGACCATAACGATTGTCAACAAAAATGTCCCAGGAATTGTTTCTCAAACTGTAAACCGCCACCGAGGTTACTTTATCATGCGAAACAATAAAAACCCTATAATCATCAGCAGCGGAATCGTAACAGAGTCCGTAAAGTGAGGTAATGGGAAGCTCATAAGGGCATGACGTCCTCCTGTGCGATCCGTTCGCTGGGTTCCAAAGAATGAAGGACTCACCCGATCTGGCTCCGTCGACGTCGATGCCGTCATGGACGTGCACGAGGATTAGACCGTCGCAAGAGCACAGGGGCTGGAACTAGGCACTAGGGTCCTCGCCTGGACAATGCAGCACTTTCCAGTAGGGATTCGGGTTTTCGGAATCGATGGAAGCGAAGGAGACAGAGGATCCGTCCGTTTTGAGAAGTAGTTTGGGGGATTGGAGATGGAGGTGGGTTTGGATGAAGGGAATTTGGGGTGGGAAAAGCCATGATTTGGAGATGCATTTTAATCGAAGTATGGATTTGACGGGGGAGTCTGGTGAGGATTTGGAATaaactcctcttcttctttttgtcttttagtgtatgAAATTACAAAACAATCCATGCATTTTGTAAAGATTTATTATTGCACAGAGCATTGACGGGTAGTTTAGTAAATTCACCCAACAAACagcattaataaaaaaaaggagtgtttaaatcattttccttttatctTTTGACCATGTTTAATTTCtttctgaattttttattttgcatcaagtgtttttaattattgatttgtctcaatgtAAGAAATTAGAAAATACTGTAACAAAAACAATATGTACGATcaatctcaaattttttttgaataaacataaaaataaatcaataaaacagtttgtttgtttgatttatttttttattcaaaaaattatgattttcaattttatactttttctattctttagacaagacgaatcaatattTCACAAAATTTGACGCAATACtaataaatgcaatttttttaaataaataagctaaatggcttatttttttgccaTACTAGCCCTTAACTTGTTTGTTACTTGTGTAAAAGAAACGAAAGCAAAATTACGGGTGTTGATAATGCCAGAACTGTTTTTGTGTATGTCAAAACTGTAGTGGGTACATGTACaaaacttttatgcattaaaattttGGCATTTAAACAAAAACAGTTGTGGCATTATCGCTACACAAAATGATTTACACCCACTCTTTTATCACTTACACCCCCTCATCTTTAAAATTAATCAGATACACCTCCTCATCTAGCAATCTTATCACTTTAACACCATTCCGTTTATATTTTGGATGGAAATTGGTATGTTCCATCCCAATTAAATTTTTGGGTCATTTTTACCCTCcattttggatggaaaattcCCTCCTTTTGATCATTTCCCTCCTAAAGTTTATAGAATCCTACTTCTTATAACTACTAGCCTTGAATGGAGGGTAAAAATGATCGAAAGCATTAGGAGGGAAATGATCTATAGAAGGAAATTTTTCCCCAAAATAGAGGGTAAAAAtgatctaaaaaaattaattcggATGGAACTTGCCACTTTCCGTCCAAAATATAAACGGAAGGGTGTTAAGTGATAAAGATTGATGGTGGTGTGTCTGATCGATTTTAAAGATAAGAGGGTGTAAGTTATAAAGAgtgatagatgagggggtgtaaATGATTTTTACCAAAACAGTTTTCAcattatcatttttcaaaattaatgagattttctctttcattgATTGGTTTGGGGAGAAAGTAGATTATAATATTATGCACATTACCATTTCTctcatcccttttttttttttccttccaattttctctagttccaaacaaagcattagtaTGGGTTTAGACCCCTGTCCCCTGATAAGTTCGCCATCCAAATTCCCCAGATAAGTAGTCCGGGTGCAAAGGATAACCAAACACTGGATAAGGGGAGCCCAAATTAACTTGTTCCTGCTATTACCCCTTCGCTTCTCTGCCGGCCAAACACTGGCCCaaaaattctaattttgaattattttccaCGGAGTAGTTAATAGTGAGTGCGGTACGGTGGTGCAGGTCGCCGGCGAGGCCGATTACaaccccccccttctctctctctctctaatactGTAATTTTGAGACATCAAAGGACTTCAGtcataatctctctctctctataatacTGTAATTTTGAGACATCAAAAGGACTTCAGTCATAATCTTCTCTCAGGTATTGTTCAacagatctctctctcccatgtctCCCTACCCAAGATTCCAATTGGGTTTCTTTCTATTTAccataaaaattatattttgtgaAATTCGTGTCGGTACAGGCACTATTTATTATACCCAGATGAAATCAGCCAAGGTTCacctagaagaagaagaagaagaggaagaaactCCCCCTTCCAATAGTAAAGGTAACGTATTTGTGTATGTATATCCTTGTTCcttaaacaaatatatatatatatatatatatatatatatatatatatatatatatatatatatattataagtAGGTGTCTGGGCCAGTTTGCACGCACACTAATCCTTGAATaaatctactgttgtatgtatATTTGTTTTACCCACTGTTTGTTTGCCATTTTGAAACACTTTTCAGAAACTGTAATCAGCTCGCGTGAATTTGCAAAAAGATGAGGTTTTCATATCTAATCATGCTCATGTGGagatagtttttgaaaatttgaaaacgtatttttgattgttttccaCAATGATggtttgttttgaaaaacattGCTTAAAATATGTGTCAAAAACTGTTTGCCAAAGGAGTTTATGGTAGAATTGTGTCTTAtggttttggatttggttttgtGGAAGCAGATGGGAAGAGCAACGATAAAGCTAGTGCCACACGATCAAAGCATTCTGTCACAGAGCAGCGCCGAAGGAGCAAGATAAATGAGAGGTTTGGTTCCAGTTCCTTGAGATATTGCCATTTTGGCTTTGTTTACAATGGAACATAATGTGGTGGCTTTGTTGTTTATGAGTAATGTAAACTACTCTCTTTTTGGCTGAAAGTTTTGCAGACATCTAGGCATTCTCATTTTGTGCTTAGATTAAAGCCAAAAGGTTTGATGTGGAGAACTTTGAGATTAAATTGAACTTTGTGCTCTCATTGGAATTTTCTACTATAATGGGAGAACTATATCCGTTTTATCACTCAAATTACATTTAGCAATATGCTTATGGCGTATCTATTCTTAAATGCTTCATATTGTGGAATTCATGTGAAAGGTCCTGTATGAGTTGGATTCTAGTTTTGAGGCTTTTTGAGTTAATTGGTGCTACATTTTCACTCTCATGGCCATTAGGTAGGATAGCTTATCATTTGTTGAAAGTGGAAAGTAGGCTTTTAGGTCAAAATGGGGATGAACTTTGGCAAAGCCTTCTTCCTTTCTTTAACATAGTATTTAAGGTTCGCATCCAAACTTGTTTCCGACCGATGTAGTTGTTGGCCCAATAGAAACCAATGCATCTTTCACAGCTACAAAGGTATGGATTTCTGTTATTTGCTGACAATAAAATGATCTTTCTAGGGAGAAAGTAATAATAGGTAAGAGTTGTAAGGTGTATTAAGCTTTGTATCAACTTTCAAGGGGTCCTTATTGCACGGGGTCATTTTAGCAATGAGTAAGAGCATCTATAGAGAAGGTGGTGAATGTGGAATTATTGTTATTGAACTTAGGAGGTAGTAGTACTGGGTTTGTGCTATCGACTCTTTTCAGTTCGTCTTTCAAGGATTAGCTAGTTTGTTGTTTTTAGGAAGCGCTAACCATCTCACCTAAAACTGCAAGTGTTGGTAAAGGCAGAactttaatttattatttactTATACCACTTAGTGAGCCCAATCACAAAATAGGCCAACAGAGACTTGGCCCACTTGGCTTCCCCCCAAACAGTATGCTGAACTTGGCCCACCTGGCCTCTACCCAACCATCCCCAATGCAACACTTGCTCGCAATCAACATGCTATTTAGGAAAATTGAACCCTTGACCTTGGCTCTTatatagggctgtaaatgagctgagcagctcgcgagttcgGCTCGGTAAGGGCTCGGTTCAAAGGATAAATGagcaagctcgagctcgattttgaggctcgtttgataaacgagccgagctcgaacaggTTCGTCTcggctcgaaatatataggttcggcttggctcgaacatgccaataaATAGGTTCGCGAACAGGTTCGTCTTGGCTtgaaatatataggttcggctcggctcggctaggcttgaacatgccaatattcggTTCGACTCAGCTCgtttagccaatttttcaatatcAAGGCTGAAAAGTTGACAAATTCGAGCCCGAATTCGAGCCGAGCCGGCTCGTTTATTCCAGACTGAATactaatgagccgagctcgagttttgtACATTCTTGTCGAGCCGAGACTTTCTGGCTCGattcgaactcgagccagagaacatgccaatattcggtttggctcggctcgtttacacccctactcTTATACCACTTGTTAGGATGAAGCGCTTACCATCTCACCATAACCCACAGGTGGTAGTCAATGCGCAACTTTATTTCCTTATTTACATGTAACCATGTAGTTGGCCAAGTGTCAACCGAGACTTGGCCCACCTGGCATCTACCTTGGCAGGATGTGAGACGTAGACCCACCTAGCGTCCGTCCAAGAGTTGTGATAATGGTTACATTTGAAAATAGATTTGCCACTTGGGAGATACAATGCACATTTAAACCGACAATAGGGAGTccccaaaccccccccccccgttgGCTTCCTTTTTCATTATAAAAACTGTCAATAATATCAAGGGATTATTACCACtaggtacagaaaataaaaaagtatttcCCATTAAGGTAAGAtagaatacttaattaccactaggtccactttttacaaaatacatttaccattaacctagggttttagggtactTTAAaccttagggttttaggataCCATAgaattttagggtaccctagggttttagggtgccctaggattttagggtttaggataccctagggtttaggcactttcataggggttttagggtgcattttcctattatagggttttagcgatttaggcactttcataggtaCCCTactagggtttaggcattttcataggataccctaTGGTTAATGTgcttttatagggtaccctagggtttgagcactttcatagggtatcgtagtgtttaggcactttcaggatttaggtactttcatagggtttttgtgtttcattaattggagATGACCTGGTGggaaatactttttattttctgtaccaAGTGGTAAAAAGCCCTAATATCAATCTAAGGGGAAGACTCATTTTTAATAACGTCTTGCTAAACACTCCTGGCTTGTGGGCTGGGAGTGGGTTCATTTTCCCTTGA encodes:
- the LOC131309399 gene encoding F-box/kelch-repeat protein At3g06240-like, with protein sequence MEHTNFHPKYKRNGVKVIRLLDEEPLCSCDGLILVHVHDGIDVDGARSGESFILWNPANGSHRRTSCPYELPITSLYGLCYDSAADDYRVFIVSHDKVTSVAVYSLRNNSWDIFVDNRYGLYVSVYRAVVNGAVHWVMFSMESGLWVIVYFDLVEGQFKEVPPPSSWKEDDVMNLVVLGGFLRVYCEIREKQIEVYAMKEYGKKESWARLFVIPSPSESKCSWVHTVPSSAYVKLLCLTKKGQVLISMGTRGRRYSFTVSRGLDADSICGESSSPE